The following is a genomic window from Mauremys mutica isolate MM-2020 ecotype Southern chromosome 4, ASM2049712v1, whole genome shotgun sequence.
GCGGGATTAACACAAGCTATAAATATATCGTTAAACTGCACATGAATTGCTTTTCTACAGCTCAAAAACAAACAACGTGGAAAAGTTTGACAAAACACTCAGCTGTTCCTGGCAGGCAGCCACCGGCAACCTGGTAGCATCCCCAGTATTCTATCCACAAGTGAATTGATTGTTAATCATTTTAACTTAAGACTTTTACCTTAAAGTATGCCTCTGCTCTGAGAAAAACATCTACAAAATGACACTCTGGAGATCCATGTTTGTTGTGCTCATTTGGATCCGCAGATCAAATACACTCAGTTTAAAAGGTTTGTTGTACCTCCATTTATACTCAGTCCAACTCCACTGGAGGAAGAGGAGTTGACcttgctccctgctcccttaacTGAAAGCTGCACGCACGCACCCTGGGAGCTGAAAGGCAAGCTGGTTCCATTTGGCTCATGAATTATGAAACCTGGCTAATACAATTCTGCGCTATCCCTCTGTATCCCCATCTTCCTCAATGGAGTTGTAGAGGTGGTGGTGGAATGGAGGGCAGATTAACATTGCTGTCAGCGATGTGTAAGCCAGAGTACAGTTCAGCTCACTCTCCTGCAGCAGTACTGGCTTTGCAAGTCTAATAGGAGCTGCAGAACAAGATACAACTGCATATGCaatggggcagtgggggtggggggcgagggAATTCACCATTCCCCCGCACCTTgggcagtcatttacaccagatCAGAACAGCAGTGTGTTCCAGGGAGAGGGTCAGTCAAACCCAGGGAGCTGATTGGTTGAGTAGGAAGGAACCATTTTTTACGTGGTCACTTTTCAGAACAGAAGCCCACTCTAAAGTCTAAAAAGGTTGTAAGGATTCAGGGCACCACCCTGTAACCTACTGTTACAGCACAGTGGGAACAGAGGCCTCCAACTTTCCACCTGATTTCCAGGACCTGTTGGCTTTTTAAAGTTCCAACTTTCTGGAACCCTGCAACCACCTCCAGAGATCCATGCACCAATCCGAGAGGTGCAGCTTCAAGTGAGTATTTCACAGAGCTGTTGCCTTTAATCCTGGCAGTGCCGTTAAGCATCAGCATACTAAAGGTGACCCACTAAGGGGGAATAAAATGAGCTTTTGCCCTTTTTTAAGGTTGGAAAAAGGAAGCTtgaaagatttttcttttaaaagcttttttcccCGTCGCTTGATATTTTCAAGGTAACATTTCAGGAATGCAGAGTCTGGTCCCCTCTGGTTTTGTCAGAGGGGTTCTGGGATGGGTGCTTTCCCAGCCCTTAATTCGAAGGTTCTCAAATGGTGGTAGACGAACCGCTATTGGTCCACAGGAGACTTGCTGGTGGTTTATGGAGAGCTGGCTGATTTATGGTGCCGGCTCCTCCGCCTCATTTCCCCTGCTAAATTGCATCAGCAGCCAGCTAAAAAATCTATTTAAGCCTTTCCGGTTATCGCTCTTCCATCTCAGCAATCGCCACAGGGCTGTTACATGATGGCAAATGGAAGGGGAGACTGCGGAAGAGAGAGGCGTCATCTGCAGCACTGTCTCTATCAAGATGTGGTCCCCTCACAACCATCTGAGCATCTTTCGGCCTTAAGGGTttgctgccccttcctcctcaTGAACAAAAAGAGCTTTTCTCTCAAACATCTGCACTAGGCATGAACAAAAAGGagcaaaggcaacaaaaatgcaTTCTGAGGAGTctggaatgaaaaaaaatcaaatagccTCCCGATTAAGATTGCATGTctctttctaaaaaaaatattctctagCTCAATTCTCAGATATGGGCTTGAGGCAGGAATTTCtgggaaattctctggcctgtgttatgcaggaggtcagatcacaaagatctcttctggctttaaaagccccccccccccaacaactaACAAACAAAACTATGGATCAATCATTTTCCTGAAGTTTGATGTCATATTCCTACCTGTTCTCCAGTCATCCATATGGTCTGTCAGGGGAGAGAAAAATCTGAAATGCTAATATAAAAAAACAaccccgggggggtggggaataTCCCCCTTAAAAACACCACCTTGGTTTGATattagaaattgattttttttgtaagtCACCTTTCAAAAACCTTCTTATCACTGTGCCGCTAAGGTCCTaatttttcagaagagctcagggcCCAATTTCCTAGCACTCGGTACCCCCAGTTAGGGCCAGATCTTTTAAAGTTCTCAGCTCTCATTTAGGCACCTAGGTAGAGGTCAAATTCACCCAATGTAACATTTTACACTCTTAGAAAATTCTGGCCTGTGAGCAAGTGTCTCTCTCAGCTGACTCATAGGGTAGGAATGTAGCAGTAAGTCCAGCTGTGGCAAAAGGAGGCTCAAAACAATATGGAAAAATAAAAGTTGCAAGTGACGAGACCCAGTCCCCAGGGAAGAGGAAATCGGTGCCTGCGTGATGAGGACCATGGAGTGGAGGAGTTCTGGAGCAAAGAGGGCTAATCCTGAGGCCTATCACTGAAGTGTAGCATTGATTTTCAAAGTGGACTAATAAGGGGTTTTTGCTTAAATATAGACAGGACGTGTTTTTTTGTGCCATTAAGGAACTACTCCGCTAAGCTATTCTCTTTCACAGTTTAAAATGCTTCTCCTTGGCAGTCTTGTGTTTCTTCTCCAAACCGATGctctctccttttccccctgCCCAACTCCCCCACTCCTGCTGTCAGAGGGAGGTGGCGAAGCCGATCCGGTTGTTCCGCCGGTCGAATTCGGTGTAGTATTGCCCGATGAAGCTGGCTCCCAGGACCCAGAGGGGGCCGGCTGGAGGAGGGATGTCCAGACCTGCGAATGCCACGGTGCAGATGTCCTCTTCATATTGGGATTGCTATGAAAGGAAATAGACCCAGCTCATGAGGACAGACGCTGGGGGGAGAGAATCCTGCCCTGGATTGGAATTTGTTTCCCCAGACCCTGAAATGCCCCAGGTAACTGCTTCCCCCCTTTTGCTATTTAGCTCCACAACCTCTTCTCCCAGGAATCTGGTCCACACTTCAGTCTATGCTTTCCAGCCAGGCCTGCTCCAGattcctgctccccaccccaggccctgcccctcacaCCAGAttctcctgctgctctgctcttcaCTCTCCACTCCTGAGATTTTGCTGTGAAGATGAGAAATTACCCAGGGAGGGTTTGAGTTTTGTaaaagcagggggtggggtttgGAATCAGGTCCTTGTTTATCCAGACAGCTCCACAAACTTTTTGTGAGCTTTGGAAAAACTAGTTCTGGTTTAGGCTTATCTTTATTCCTACGTGTGTTATGAGAACAAGATATTGGACATAAGTCTGGAGTCCATGGCTCATGATATCCAAAATAACAGCTCTGAAGCAGATAAAGAACACAACTGGGGAACCATCCGAAATGAAGTGATCTCTTGCTAAACCCTTGTCTGCCCTTAATGCTGTCACACATGTTCTTTAGTGGGCATCACCCAGAAATCCCTTGTCAGGAGCAGCAGGTgccttccccacctccacccccattaACAACAGAGGATAGGTATCTCACCCGGAGGACGTAGGCTGAGCCACTGAGTGCGTAGACCTTCCCACCGAGGTGGAAGGAGATATCGGGCAGCAGGTGAACTTTGTCACAGTCAACGATATACTggagcagaggaaggaaggagaaggTGATGAGATCCTACAGAGGCTGTCTcgtggggctcagagcaggacGGTCCAGCAAAGAACCTACTGCCGGCTTTatgaactgcggggcccgatttgaatactCGGCAGCAGTCCGgggcttcagcggcactttggcggggcgggggtgtcccgctccaggtcttccacagcactgaaggaccccccgctgccaaaatgccatcGAAGACCTAgagcggacacacacacacacacacacacacaccctgccactgaaatgctgccgacgACCCGGAACCCCCGCCGGGTGaataaaatttttttaaaaaattaaaaaggggccctcttaggtgcgaggcctgattctggggaatcgggggaatcagcCTGAAGACGGCACTAGGCACAAGTAGCCTCAGCTAAAGGCTGTTGCATCTCATTCGATAAAGCAGACCCATGTTAGCAATGGAGACTGAACAGTGTGAGGCATCCCataacacccccacacacacacacacacactgctcatctgttagtctataagatgccacaggattctttactgcttttacagatccagactaacacggctacctctctgatactgcTCATCTTGGCTTCTTGGACTACCTCACCCCGCCTCCCAAAGAAGTGCAACCGCACAAAACAAGTTGGAAGGAGACCAAGAGTGAGTTAACAAGACAGTAAAAACCTGGGGCCCAGGGGTCCTGTTCCACCTCCCTCTGCCTGGGGTTGTGACTGTGTGCCCAAAAGGAATCTCTCTCCTTATCCACCCCGGCCAGCCCTAAAGCACATGGAGTCTTTGACCCCTGGCTTCATAAAGGAGAAGTCATCAACATACTCCATCTGCTCCTgcacagctgggagaggaggagatgaCCTGTCTCTGCCAGGGGGAATGGCCAGTGCTACCCCATGGTCTGGAAAGACAGGGGTGCTGTCACAGCCAAGGAGAGAGAAGCTGCGTGTTCTCCCCTGGGAATCAATTGTAACCTCATCCCCATCATCCCCAGCACCTGCCCTAGTTCCCAGGTCGGGACCTAACGAAGCTGGCTGCTTGGTCACATGCCAACCAGCGAGCAGATGGACAGGAGCGAATGGTGGGTTTGCTCACCCCTCCTTCCGCCAGCTCCGCCGCCTGGATGGCTCTCATCAGCACGGCTATGGAGCCTGCTGGGCCAGTGATGTAGGAAGCCCCAGTGTCGATGGCCACCGAACAACCTTCTTTGCAGAACAACGTCTCAGCACCGACAGACACCCTATGGAGTGAAGGAAAGAACTCTGATGTTCCCCTAACCTCTCCCCTCCCGACAGCACTCTggtcacccctgccctgtaatATCAAGGTCAACAGGAGCCTTGGAAATTACATCAATCTAGACAGCTCCCTCTCTCTCCCGGCCCCTCCAATCAGCAccaactcctcccctcccagtccatctccttccacctcccttcacATCCGGCTGCTAGGCGCTGATGTGCATCTGCTCTGACCCTTCCAACAGCCCCAAGCGCTCTTCCTGGGCCCCGACCACACCGATCTGCTAGCTCCTACACattcctcccagccccagccctgtaaCACACACAGCTCAGGGTCAGGGGAACCCCAGGGCTTggggccggggtgtgtgtggctTGTGCATGCTGAATGGGTTCCAGGCCTGCGCTGCCAGTGACTGTGTGtgtccttggacaagtcacacCCTGTGTCTCAGTCTCCCTGCCTGTGAACTGGGCTTACCGACCTCCCAGGACTGGACTTTGGGTAATTCTCTCAAGCCGAACACGAGGAGGGCGACACAGGGACTCGGCACTATTCTTGTTAACCTTTGGGATCCAATGTTACTTGTCCCCCAGCACTTTTTGCAGGCGTTAAAGGCGTTAACCGCAGTGACCCAGTCCGATTCCAGCTTTGATAACTCTACGGTgcctccccaaatccctccccaccTAGGAGGGAGGGAGCTGTGTAAGGGCCAGGCATGCTCCCTGCTACTGACCCCTTCATGCTGATCTGCCAGTAGCCGTTCTTGTTGACGTTGAGGTAATGGAAATCCCCCGTGTAGTAGGCTGGATCACTTCCTCCAAGGATAATTTCCCCTCCGGGTTTCAGAAGAGAGTTCCTAGGACATAAAACACAACAGAATAACTTCCTAGCTTGTCCCTTCTCTCGGGTCTCTACTCCGagaaggcaggggatggggaaaccCCATAGGGACCAAGACGTGATGCAGATTTCCCACGTGCCAGATGAATCGAGTGAGGGGAGTTAGTGCGCATGGTGAAGAGAGTCTGGGAGATGGCTCCAGCATGCTGAAAGCTCTGATTAGAGGCTTCCTGGGGATCTCAAGTTCACACCTAGCAAAGCTGCCACCAGGCTGCTTGGGCAAGGCTGTGCTTTAGAGGCCGAGGAGTGTTCCAGCGAGCGTAATGGACCTCTTGTGTCAGTGGCCCAGTCAGTGCAGAGGGAGCTCATACTAACCAGTACTGGGCTGCTAAAGGGAGTCATTTTTTGGTATGTTTCTGGCAGAGCTAGCAGAGTTTACCGCCCAGCACCGGGGTGCAAGGGTGATTGTTAGTGTGGTGACGCCTCGAGAGGGTTTGTGTTTTATCATCTTCTTACTTCGAAGCTCTGCAAAGAAAGAGAAATCTAATAAAACAAGGATCCTAAGGAGATTTTGCCTTCAGGAGCTCTGCATACCAgctggccagatcctgagctggtgcaaGCTTGCCTAGAGCTacactcatttacaccagttgaggatctggcccaggactGCAGACCAAGGACTTTGGGAAAGGCGTCACTAGGCTCTGTTCATCCCTGACAGTCGCACCTTTAAGAGAGAGCACGAGATCCACATGTTTCGCTTCACAGTCTGATTTCCAGATTTATTTTGCATTATTTTTTGTCTCTTGAATTTAGTTTTACTGCTCATAAAAGCCAGGACGTGACAGCACCAGTGTGGGCTGAGCCCAGTGCAGATGGCTTCAGGATAAGCTCCCTCCAAGCCACGCTTCTGAAGGCCTTTCACTAAAGCTGGCCAGGAAGCGGGGGTCGATGCTGCacatgtgttggatggaaactgagACATTTTTAGTTCCATCAATATTTTTCCTCCAAAGTTTTtggattttcattgaaaaaccgaCTTCTCCTCTGCCCATTTTCAGCTGCGGAAAACCCAAACGATTTCAGTTTTGGGGCTTCCCTTTTTTCACAAGAACTTGAACATTTTTGGGGTCACAAATGGGTATTTCTTACAGAAAAATTATTTGTTTAACGAAAAAGCCATTTTCCACCAAAACATGTTTTGAGTGACAATTTTTGAGCAGGTCTGCCTTTCACTGTGACCTGCAACACCCCTGGTTATTCCAGTAATGGGTCCCCAACACAACTGTACCCGGCCTCTCAATCTTGGTCCACAGCTCCTCCTGTTCTGGGCACCCACACAACTCTGCCTGTGCCCTTCCAGCCTGGCCCACAGCTCCTCTCGTATTCAGTTCCAACCCCGCCAACCTTCCTGCTCTTCTGTTTCTTGAACAGACAGTGAAGGCCGCGCCATAACTCTGAACCCAGACAACTTTTATACTCATTGTTCTTGCAGCAGTgaaccccagagacccccccaccccactgtacAGCAGCGCTCCCAGTTCCTCTGTGGTACAGGCTGTTTGCTCCTAGCGACACCCACCTGCTGTAGTAGACCGAGAACACATCCTCCTTCAGGACCTGCTGGGAGAGGATCCGGTCAAACACTGGGGTGATGCCATCGATGGCCTGGCTGGGGTACCCCATGCCCAGCACCCCATCAAACCTGGCAAAGATGAAGGGGAAGGCAGGCAGCGCCGTGGCTTCAGCAAAGACCTGGATGATGGGGATATCAGCCACCTGGGGAGAGGAGCGTATGAGACAATGCAAATCAGTGGAGGGTACATGGGGGTCTAGTGCGCTTCCCTTTGGTGCACAAGTATCGTGCACTCGGGTATTCTGCATGTTGTTCATTTAAACCCTCAAGAGGGCTGGGAGCTCAACGGACCCTGATTCATCCATGTGCCGGTGCAGAGTTCAGGGACCAAAGGATAAGTAGCGAAGCTCCCTGATCCTGAGGTTTTCGGGTGCTACTGCTG
Proteins encoded in this region:
- the REN gene encoding renin, which gives rise to MQTEQIRRMQQFLIFVMATWGAGFFCSSIDAFQRIPLKKMPSIRQTLQEMGVKVSDVFPALKQNKYAGATGPRNGTAPTILTNYLDTQYFGEISIGTPAQTFKVVFDTGSANLWVPSYRCSPLYSACVSHNRYDSSKSRTYLENGTGFAIQYGSGSVKGFLSQDVVMVADIPIIQVFAEATALPAFPFIFARFDGVLGMGYPSQAIDGITPVFDRILSQQVLKEDVFSVYYSRNSLLKPGGEIILGGSDPAYYTGDFHYLNVNKNGYWQISMKGVSVGAETLFCKEGCSVAIDTGASYITGPAGSIAVLMRAIQAAELAEGGYIVDCDKVHLLPDISFHLGGKVYALSGSAYVLRQSQYEEDICTVAFAGLDIPPPAGPLWVLGASFIGQYYTEFDRRNNRIGFATSL